CCGCGTCGAACATGGTGACTTCCACACCCTGTTCTTTCGCCTCCTCGACGCTGCCGTACCATTTCGAGAAAAAGTACGGATCGACACCGTTGGGCACGACGACGGCGATTCTGTAACGCTTTTTCGCCTTCGCCGAAACGGTGACGGGAGTGGCAAAAGTCGCCGTGACGACAAAGGCAACAACCGCCGCCAAAACCATTATAAAACGAAACAGTCTGGTTCTCATTTGTTCTCCTCCTCCTTCGAGACTTTCACAAGAACGGGGTTCGAACACCTGTAGTTCTCTTTCGGACAATTATCCAGCCATCTGATACAGAGAAAAATTTCCCTTTTGTCCCGCTGAAAATCCCCTTTTTGTCTGTCGTCTACTCCCTCCGGCGGCGTGCGCTGAGCGTGACCGCGGCGATGAGCATGACCCCCAAGACAACTTCCCGCGCGAAGGTGCCAACCCCCAGCAGGATGAGACCGTTCAGCAAAAACACCAGAAACAGCGTCCCCAGCGCCGCCTGGATGATGCCGCCCTCACCTCCGTGAAACGTCGTCCCTCCGACAACGGTTGCGGCGAGCGACTGGAATTCAAGCTGGAAGCCGGCCAGTCCGTTCGTGGCGGGAAGCCGCGCCAGATACAAAAAAGAAGTGATGCCCACGCAAAGTCCGCTGATGAAATAGCAGATGAGCTTCACCTTTCCCGTGTCGATGCCGGAGAGGCGCGCCGCCTCTTCGTTTCCACCCGTGAGATAGATAGCCCGCCCCAGTGCCGTTCGCGTGAGGAGCAAATGCAGAACGACGAAAAAAAAGACCGCGATAAAGAGCGTCCCCGGAAGATAGAAGAAATCCGTCAGGCCGATGGTTTGGAGGATGTCTTTTTGCCTGCCGGTGAACTGATGAATGGTCCGGCCGCCCGTAAATACGAGAGCAATGCCCGCGCAGATGAACAGCATGCTCAGGGTGACGATGAAGGGCTGAATCTTTGCGCGGCCGACCAAAAAGCCGTTGATGAAACCGAACATCACGGCGATGGACAGACCCAAGAGTATGCCGACCGGCAACCCGAAATCCAGGATTCCCTGGGCC
Above is a genomic segment from bacterium containing:
- a CDS encoding ABC transporter permease → MANAVLRYEKSMYTRFRSWALVEKYGIFLAFIVMMLAFSFLQLLGYVDNFIDAHNLTNQLRNASLLFFIVAGQSMVLLVSGIDLSQGSLLSLSSVVMAQGILDFGLPVGILLGLSIAVMFGFINGFLVGRAKIQPFIVTLSMLFICAGIALVFTGGRTIHQFTGRQKDILQTIGLTDFFYLPGTLFIAVFFFVVLHLLLTRTALGRAIYLTGGNEEAARLSGIDTGKVKLICYFISGLCVGITSFLYLARLPATNGLAGFQLEFQSLAATVVGGTTFHGGEGGIIQAALGTLFLVFLLNGLILLGVGTFAREVVLGVMLIAAVTLSARRRRE